One genomic segment of Flavobacteriaceae bacterium includes these proteins:
- a CDS encoding septum formation initiator, with protein sequence MSSKQIKKNILFKISTNKYVLILVIFFIWMFFFDENYYLNKEFDKEIKDLEHINSFYSKKIKSNNKEIQSLKDSSQLEKFAREQYLLKRKNENVYIIESDTIKDNE encoded by the coding sequence ATGAGTAGCAAACAAATTAAGAAAAATATCCTGTTTAAAATCAGCACAAACAAATACGTCTTAATTTTAGTTATTTTTTTTATTTGGATGTTCTTTTTTGATGAAAATTATTACTTAAATAAGGAATTTGATAAAGAAATCAAAGATTTGGAGCATATCAACTCATTTTACTCTAAAAAAATAAAAAGCAATAACAAAGAAATTCAGAGCTTGAAAGACAGCTCCCAATTAGAAAAATTTGCCAGAGAACAATACTTATTAAAAAGAAAAAACGAAAATGTTTATATTATTGAATCCGATACCATAAAAGATAATGAGTGA
- a CDS encoding uridine kinase → MLIIGIAGGTGSGKTTVVNQIINELPVDEVCVISQDSYYKTTDHLSYEERNRINFDHPGAIDFDLITTHLKALKAGKAIQQPVYSFVAHNRTKDTVTVHPGKVIIVEGILVFNNEVLRNLFDIKIFIHADADERLIRRIRRDISERGRDINEVLKRYQDTLKPMHEQFIEPTKNVADIIIPNNQYNTVATDIVRTVINERL, encoded by the coding sequence ATGCTTATAATTGGAATTGCAGGAGGTACGGGAAGTGGAAAAACAACCGTTGTAAATCAGATTATTAATGAATTACCGGTTGATGAAGTTTGTGTCATATCTCAGGATTCTTATTATAAAACTACCGACCACCTTTCGTACGAAGAAAGAAACCGAATTAATTTTGACCACCCAGGAGCCATCGATTTTGATTTGATCACCACACATTTAAAAGCCCTAAAAGCAGGTAAGGCAATACAGCAACCTGTTTATTCTTTCGTTGCACATAACAGAACAAAAGATACGGTAACCGTACACCCTGGAAAAGTAATCATTGTCGAAGGGATTTTAGTTTTTAACAACGAGGTATTGCGAAATCTGTTTGACATCAAAATATTTATACATGCAGATGCTGACGAGAGGTTAATACGAAGAATCCGAAGAGATATTAGTGAAAGAGGAAGAGATATCAATGAAGTTTTAAAAAGATATCAGGATACTTTAAAACCTATGCATGAACAATTTATAGAACCCACTAAAAATGTTGCAGATATCATCATCCCAAACAATCAATATAATACCGTAGCCACAGATATTGTACGAACGGTGATTAACGAAAGGTTATAA
- a CDS encoding IS3 family transposase, whose amino-acid sequence MKIAPINRKKRRYAIATICNAFELKRDAYYKYQKRFVLKKQIEQNVIMLVKKSRKTLPREGTRKLMKSLHNDFRKQNINIGRDQLFRILKENNLLIRRKKYSSKTTNSYHRFYKYKNIIKDLIINRPNQVWASDITYIRTINGFCYLALITDMYSRKIVGYDISDSLELKGCVRALNKAIYQTKNTEEIIHHSDRGIQYCSNVYTQILKRKKIQISMTQENHCYENAMAERVNGILKDEFFLDQTFTNINHAKKATKNAIKLYNNKRLHLSLDYKTPNYVHKNVA is encoded by the coding sequence ATGAAAATAGCACCGATTAATAGAAAAAAAAGAAGGTACGCCATCGCTACTATTTGTAATGCTTTCGAGTTAAAAAGAGATGCTTATTACAAATATCAAAAAAGGTTTGTTCTTAAAAAACAAATAGAACAAAATGTAATAATGCTTGTTAAAAAAAGCAGGAAAACATTACCCAGAGAAGGTACTAGAAAGCTAATGAAATCCTTACATAATGATTTTAGGAAACAGAATATAAATATAGGTAGAGACCAGTTATTTAGAATCTTAAAAGAAAATAATTTGTTAATTAGAAGGAAAAAATATTCTTCTAAAACAACCAACTCTTACCATCGTTTTTATAAATATAAAAATATCATAAAAGACCTGATCATTAATAGACCTAACCAAGTTTGGGCTTCGGATATTACCTATATAAGAACTATAAATGGATTTTGTTATTTAGCACTTATTACTGATATGTATTCAAGAAAAATAGTAGGCTATGATATTAGTGATAGTTTAGAACTTAAAGGCTGTGTTAGAGCTTTAAATAAAGCTATTTATCAAACTAAAAATACCGAAGAAATCATACATCATTCTGATAGAGGAATACAATATTGTAGCAATGTTTATACTCAAATTTTGAAAAGAAAAAAGATACAAATCAGTATGACCCAAGAAAATCATTGCTACGAAAACGCAATGGCCGAAAGAGTTAACGGAATTTTAAAAGATGAATTCTTCCTCGACCAAACATTTACAAATATCAATCACGCCAAAAAAGCAACAAAAAATGCAATCAAATTATATAATAATAAAAGATTACATTTATCTTTAGATTATAAAACACCTAATTACGTGCACAAAAATGTAGCATAA
- a CDS encoding transposase produces MYKNDGYVRRYSESFKLKVLAELTKGNHSKRQIALTYGIQSSTINVWIKKYDRKDLMNTRVTVQTDDELSRIKALQKELKQLKDLLIKKDLDKLVNDSYLEVAAENLGYKNVEELKKNLNIKP; encoded by the coding sequence ATGTATAAAAATGATGGATATGTAAGACGTTATAGTGAGAGTTTTAAACTCAAAGTATTAGCAGAACTTACCAAAGGAAACCATTCCAAAAGACAAATTGCCTTAACTTACGGCATACAATCTAGTACGATAAACGTATGGATTAAAAAATATGACCGTAAAGATTTAATGAACACCCGTGTAACCGTGCAAACAGACGACGAATTATCCCGTATTAAAGCCCTTCAAAAAGAGCTAAAACAACTCAAAGATCTTCTTATTAAAAAGGATCTAGATAAACTTGTGAATGATAGTTATCTTGAAGTAGCTGCTGAAAATCTTGGCTATAAAAATGTTGAAGAATTAAAAAAAAACTTAAACATAAAGCCTTAA
- a CDS encoding IS1595 family transposase yields MNLQEIKRGISKLSPSERQELLKELSTSPKDSVPTVRSQESRRFLLDNKLGCCAHCSHPKYVKFGIDKGSQRYKCKSCKRSFTEYTGTWMAGLQHKDKIDDYLELMLEEKSLDKIKVALSINKKTAFDWPHKILVPLSENDKDDFTGITESDETFFLNSEKGRPVNHRESRKRGGSSKTKGISNDQVAVIVTQDRTSNPDITVATMGRLKKIDIVNAIGSRIKASKAILCRDTHLSYKGFAIDNKIEHHTLKGVIKQRVKNKVYHIQHVNSTHNRVKKWIDNKFWGVSTKYLQQYLNWYRIKEKLKYRNDKLNAFVNKVSEHINAYQKYQNIGLKYQKLISTQF; encoded by the coding sequence ATGAATTTACAAGAAATAAAGCGAGGAATTTCCAAACTTTCCCCATCTGAAAGGCAGGAATTGTTAAAAGAATTGTCAACATCACCAAAAGATTCAGTTCCAACGGTAAGAAGCCAAGAATCTAGGCGTTTTTTATTAGACAATAAGTTAGGTTGTTGCGCCCATTGCTCGCATCCAAAGTATGTAAAATTTGGTATTGACAAAGGCTCTCAGCGCTATAAGTGTAAATCCTGCAAACGCAGTTTTACAGAATACACAGGTACTTGGATGGCAGGTTTGCAACATAAGGACAAGATTGATGACTACCTTGAATTAATGCTAGAAGAAAAGAGCTTAGATAAGATAAAAGTAGCCTTATCGATAAACAAGAAAACGGCTTTTGACTGGCCTCATAAGATATTAGTCCCATTATCAGAAAACGATAAAGATGATTTTACAGGCATTACAGAAAGTGATGAGACCTTCTTTTTAAATTCAGAAAAAGGGCGACCAGTAAATCATCGGGAATCAAGAAAACGTGGTGGTAGCTCTAAAACCAAAGGCATCAGTAATGATCAAGTAGCTGTTATTGTAACCCAAGATAGAACATCTAATCCAGATATTACTGTAGCCACTATGGGAAGATTAAAGAAAATAGATATTGTAAATGCTATTGGCAGCAGAATAAAGGCAAGTAAAGCCATTTTATGTAGGGACACACATCTAAGCTACAAAGGATTTGCAATAGACAATAAAATAGAGCATCACACTCTAAAAGGCGTCATAAAACAACGTGTCAAAAACAAAGTGTATCATATACAACATGTCAACTCAACTCATAACAGAGTTAAGAAATGGATAGATAACAAGTTTTGGGGAGTATCTACCAAATACTTGCAACAATATTTGAACTGGTATCGCATCAAAGAAAAATTAAAATATAGAAACGATAAACTCAATGCCTTTGTAAATAAAGTGTCAGAACATATTAATGCGTATCAAAAATATCAAAATATTGGATTGAAGTATCAAAAATTAATATCAACGCAATTTTAA
- a CDS encoding transposase: MKTNEIIGIDVSKLLIDVCIYSKQIVQQFENSKSGFKLMLKWSFKNSSFSKEETMFVFEHTGMYSHLLSVSLTEQKLSFFIASGLEIKRSIGIARGKDDQIDAKRIALYGYRLKEELKPSKLPKRSILQLKSLLSLRTKLNKQRAGFKVTLKEQKRIYKAKEYKIIFDVQQKMIAELTKQIHKINTQMQAIIDQNIMLKETYKLVTSVKGIGMQTAIMMIVFTDNFSKFENWRKFASYCGVAPFPYQSGTSIKGRTKVSHLANKKLKAIINMCAISAIQHNPEMKLYYHKRIKQGKSKMSTVNIIRNKLIARVFAVVKRQTPYVDTFKFAA; this comes from the coding sequence ATGAAAACAAATGAAATTATCGGAATCGATGTCAGTAAATTATTAATTGATGTTTGTATCTATTCTAAACAAATTGTTCAACAGTTTGAGAACAGTAAATCTGGATTTAAATTAATGCTAAAGTGGAGTTTTAAAAATTCGTCTTTCTCTAAAGAAGAAACCATGTTTGTATTTGAACATACAGGAATGTACTCTCATTTATTATCTGTGTCTTTAACTGAACAAAAATTATCTTTTTTCATAGCTTCTGGTTTAGAAATTAAAAGATCTATTGGTATTGCTCGTGGAAAGGATGACCAAATTGATGCCAAACGCATTGCTCTATATGGGTATCGATTAAAAGAAGAACTTAAACCCAGTAAGCTACCTAAAAGAAGTATATTACAACTAAAAAGTCTCTTATCTTTAAGGACAAAACTTAACAAACAAAGAGCTGGTTTTAAAGTTACTTTGAAAGAACAAAAAAGAATTTATAAAGCAAAAGAGTATAAAATAATCTTTGACGTTCAACAAAAAATGATTGCAGAACTAACCAAACAAATACACAAGATTAATACTCAAATGCAAGCTATTATTGACCAAAATATAATGTTAAAAGAAACCTATAAACTTGTTACTAGTGTTAAAGGTATAGGAATGCAAACTGCTATAATGATGATTGTGTTTACTGACAATTTTTCAAAATTTGAAAACTGGAGAAAGTTTGCCTCTTATTGTGGTGTTGCTCCTTTTCCTTACCAATCTGGAACTAGTATTAAAGGACGTACAAAAGTCTCTCATTTGGCTAATAAAAAATTGAAAGCAATTATTAATATGTGCGCTATTTCTGCTATACAACATAACCCAGAAATGAAATTATACTATCATAAAAGAATAAAACAAGGCAAAAGTAAAATGAGTACCGTTAACATTATTAGAAACAAATTAATAGCAAGAGTGTTTGCCGTTGTCAAACGACAAACACCCTATGTAGATACTTTTAAATTTGCTGCATAA
- the fabD gene encoding ACP S-malonyltransferase, giving the protein MKTAILFPGQGSQYKGMGKDLFDHYPKEMKLASEMLGYDLKKLCLKDPNRQLAKTEFTQPALYVVNHLRYLEKGIIPDYLAGHSLGEYNALLAAGAYDFETGLKLVQKRGKLMASASGGSMAAVLGIGIDSLKEKLQEGDYGGLDIANYNTPTQTVLSGPRESINRVVKDFDVQGIKSIPLFVTAPFHSRYMESVAKEFALFLEGFTFDTPKIPVISNATAHPYGKEQVAKLLSRQIADSVQWANSVSYLMGKAIVEYKEIGRDILTKMVEEIIKDCSPIKDIESEKTDSEKMTSNGRAQIILKAPSSDKFPEKEEKFLAQRLGSKAFREDYGLKYNYISGSMYRGTASKELVIAMGKAGMMGYLGTGGLSMDRIASDIDVIQKSLSSKGQAYGMNLLHHLDDPDTEMKTVELYLQKGVQNIEASAYMKMTTSLVYFHSSGIQKNSDGSLTNRHRILAKISHPKVAEVFMRPAPEQLLDNLVKQGKITLEQAEAAKTIPVSYDICVEADSGGHTDRGVATVLLPSIQRLRDDIQKEYGYPKDIRIGLAGGIGTPQSAASAFVMGTDFILTGSINHCTVEAGTSDAVKDLLEAINVQDTDYAPVFYDKNK; this is encoded by the coding sequence ATGAAAACAGCAATACTTTTCCCCGGTCAAGGCTCTCAATACAAAGGGATGGGTAAAGATCTGTTTGACCATTATCCCAAAGAGATGAAATTAGCCTCTGAGATGTTGGGTTATGACCTTAAAAAGCTTTGCTTAAAAGACCCTAACAGACAACTGGCAAAGACCGAGTTTACACAGCCTGCATTGTATGTAGTGAATCACTTGAGGTATTTGGAAAAAGGTATTATACCCGATTACCTAGCCGGCCATAGTTTAGGAGAGTACAATGCGTTGTTGGCTGCTGGAGCGTATGACTTTGAGACAGGGCTCAAACTGGTACAAAAGCGCGGCAAACTGATGGCTTCTGCTTCGGGGGGCAGTATGGCAGCAGTATTAGGGATTGGGATCGACTCACTCAAAGAAAAACTACAAGAAGGAGATTATGGCGGTTTGGACATTGCCAATTACAATACCCCTACCCAAACGGTTTTATCGGGTCCTAGAGAGAGCATCAACAGGGTGGTAAAAGATTTTGATGTCCAAGGGATTAAAAGTATTCCTCTGTTTGTTACGGCACCGTTTCATTCAAGATATATGGAATCGGTGGCAAAAGAGTTTGCCTTATTTTTAGAAGGATTTACCTTTGACACTCCCAAAATCCCTGTGATTAGCAATGCCACGGCACATCCTTATGGAAAAGAGCAAGTAGCCAAACTACTGAGCCGCCAGATTGCGGATTCGGTTCAGTGGGCCAATAGCGTAAGCTATTTGATGGGCAAAGCGATAGTCGAATACAAAGAAATCGGAAGGGATATTCTAACTAAAATGGTAGAGGAGATTATAAAGGATTGCTCCCCTATCAAAGATATCGAATCTGAAAAAACCGATTCTGAAAAAATGACGTCCAATGGAAGAGCGCAAATAATTCTTAAAGCACCTTCTTCCGATAAATTCCCCGAAAAAGAAGAAAAATTCCTAGCTCAAAGGTTAGGCAGTAAAGCTTTTCGGGAAGACTACGGATTGAAATACAATTACATTTCTGGATCTATGTACCGCGGTACAGCTTCCAAAGAATTAGTAATTGCTATGGGGAAAGCTGGCATGATGGGCTATTTGGGTACTGGTGGGCTGTCAATGGACAGGATAGCTTCCGATATTGATGTCATACAAAAATCGCTTAGTAGTAAGGGACAAGCTTATGGGATGAATCTCTTACATCATCTTGACGATCCAGATACCGAAATGAAAACTGTAGAACTCTATCTTCAAAAAGGCGTTCAAAATATAGAGGCTTCCGCTTATATGAAAATGACCACATCATTGGTATATTTTCACTCATCAGGGATTCAAAAAAATAGCGATGGTTCCTTGACCAATCGTCATCGAATCCTGGCCAAGATCTCCCATCCCAAAGTGGCAGAGGTTTTTATGCGTCCTGCTCCAGAGCAATTACTAGATAATCTTGTCAAACAGGGGAAAATCACTTTAGAGCAAGCCGAAGCTGCCAAAACAATTCCTGTGAGTTATGATATCTGCGTGGAGGCCGATTCGGGTGGTCACACCGATCGTGGTGTAGCCACGGTATTACTACCCTCCATCCAAAGACTAAGAGATGATATCCAGAAAGAATATGGATATCCCAAAGACATTCGTATAGGTCTGGCAGGAGGTATCGGTACCCCTCAATCGGCAGCAAGTGCCTTTGTGATGGGCACCGATTTTATCTTAACCGGCTCTATTAACCACTGTACGGTAGAAGCCGGTACCAGTGATGCGGTCAAAGATCTTCTGGAAGCAATCAATGTTCAAGATACCGACTATGCCCCTGTATTCTATGATAAAAACAAGTAA
- a CDS encoding AMP-binding protein — MKNSNQTIGIVAANHTGYIKALFSYMEAGNVAVPLRNEKDQYRIKATQVRKIISPEPDGAWMAPDFKAPDTDNVALVAFTSGTTGNPKGVILSHTNLSNVITRLNTLMQLNGNIREYIGIPVYHSFGLGRCRAVAAVGGQFFIPHLFRPAEIGDMLKKGSINAISAVPDLWRILLTNKDLIGQYGKRVQWIEIGSQYMNQKEKETLKALFPNAIIVQHYGLTEASRTTLLEIHEEKGDKLESVGQATDTVEIKLTATQNIAIKGPHVAQAYIVDGQKISLKNKDGWLVTQDLGSIRNNYLYYEGRSDDIINYGGIKISPALLENKIYEKLDCKDGLAICRNTESSHREGFLVAVTQEINIKKRDLHKLVSQALREFGVSAFNSITVIEVTHLPRTVSGKIQRRKLSSRIKQLSRTTKTNTR; from the coding sequence ATGAAAAATAGTAATCAAACCATAGGCATTGTCGCCGCTAATCATACGGGTTATATAAAAGCATTATTTTCTTATATGGAAGCAGGGAATGTTGCTGTTCCGTTGAGAAATGAAAAAGATCAATATCGCATTAAGGCTACACAAGTCAGGAAAATTATAAGCCCTGAACCGGACGGTGCTTGGATGGCGCCGGATTTTAAGGCACCTGATACAGATAATGTAGCCCTGGTCGCTTTTACTTCCGGTACAACAGGCAATCCAAAAGGGGTGATACTGAGTCATACTAATTTATCCAATGTGATAACTCGTTTAAATACTTTAATGCAATTAAATGGCAACATCAGAGAATACATCGGCATACCCGTTTATCATTCTTTTGGGTTAGGGAGATGCCGTGCTGTTGCAGCTGTTGGCGGGCAGTTTTTTATTCCCCATCTTTTCAGACCAGCCGAAATTGGTGACATGCTTAAAAAAGGGAGTATTAATGCGATTTCTGCTGTACCGGACCTATGGCGTATCCTGCTGACAAACAAAGACCTGATAGGTCAATACGGAAAGCGTGTTCAATGGATAGAGATTGGCAGTCAATATATGAATCAAAAAGAAAAAGAAACGTTAAAAGCATTGTTCCCGAATGCCATAATTGTACAACATTACGGTTTGACCGAGGCATCAAGGACCACATTGCTGGAAATTCATGAAGAAAAAGGAGACAAGCTCGAATCCGTTGGACAGGCTACAGATACGGTAGAAATTAAATTAACCGCTACTCAGAACATTGCCATTAAGGGTCCCCATGTTGCTCAAGCCTACATTGTAGATGGTCAAAAAATTTCCTTAAAAAATAAGGACGGTTGGTTAGTCACTCAAGATCTGGGCAGCATACGCAACAATTATTTATACTATGAAGGAAGATCCGATGATATTATCAACTATGGCGGAATAAAAATCTCACCTGCACTATTAGAAAATAAGATTTATGAGAAACTTGATTGTAAAGATGGATTGGCCATTTGTCGCAATACGGAATCATCTCACAGAGAGGGTTTTTTGGTTGCTGTAACTCAAGAAATAAACATAAAAAAAAGGGATTTGCACAAGCTTGTATCTCAAGCTCTACGAGAATTTGGTGTAAGTGCTTTTAATTCAATTACGGTTATAGAAGTAACACATTTGCCAAGAACTGTGTCAGGTAAAATACAACGTCGTAAATTAAGTAGCCGGATCAAACAACTATCACGAACAACAAAAACAAATACCCGATGA
- a CDS encoding glucose 1-dehydrogenase, with the protein MKRLENKVAVITGGAGGIGLATAALFIREGAKVLLVDCDEKTLQKALHSINSDAASYAIADVTQPEQVQNYVNKAIERYGHIDVFINNAGIEDDPSPVTEHSIETFDKVMAVNVKGVWLGLKYVIPEMKKHGGSIVITSSTSGVSGAAGLSAYVASKHAVIGIMRSVAVECAPFDIRVNTINPGITETRMMRSMEQKTLPENPEKAKRNFARLNLLKRYATPQEIAKCMLFLASDDSSYCTGSVYMVDGGRPKRR; encoded by the coding sequence ATGAAACGACTGGAAAATAAAGTAGCTGTTATTACCGGTGGTGCAGGAGGCATAGGGTTGGCTACTGCTGCCCTTTTTATTAGGGAAGGCGCTAAGGTGTTGCTTGTTGATTGTGATGAAAAAACGTTACAAAAAGCTTTACATTCGATCAATAGCGATGCGGCAAGTTATGCTATAGCGGATGTCACTCAACCGGAGCAGGTACAAAATTATGTCAATAAAGCCATTGAACGCTACGGACATATTGATGTTTTCATTAATAATGCGGGCATTGAAGATGATCCTTCACCTGTTACCGAACATAGTATCGAAACCTTTGACAAAGTAATGGCCGTCAACGTAAAAGGGGTTTGGCTGGGGCTCAAATATGTGATTCCCGAAATGAAAAAGCATGGAGGTAGTATTGTGATCACCTCTTCCACATCAGGAGTCAGCGGAGCGGCGGGATTATCTGCTTATGTAGCTAGCAAGCATGCCGTTATCGGGATCATGCGTTCTGTTGCCGTAGAATGTGCTCCTTTTGACATCCGTGTGAATACGATTAATCCCGGCATAACAGAGACACGGATGATGCGTTCTATGGAACAAAAAACATTGCCTGAAAATCCGGAAAAAGCCAAAAGAAATTTTGCCAGACTCAATCTCTTAAAGCGTTATGCCACTCCGCAAGAAATTGCAAAATGTATGTTGTTTCTTGCCAGTGACGATAGCAGTTATTGTACAGGTAGCGTGTATATGGTGGATGGAGGCAGACCAAAGAGGCGATGA
- a CDS encoding aminotransferase class I/II-fold pyridoxal phosphate-dependent enzyme, with the protein MPYDIIADFRSDTVTRPTKAMYDAICNAKLGDDGFSDDPTVIALEEKCAGLSGKAKALFFPSGIMANQTAIRVFCDPGQEIILEEDSHMFNYEKGALAYAMIQTRTVKGVHGVIKISDVKKRIKKASKYQPGTALLCIENPHNMSGGTIIDQQHVMDLCDIAHQNEVPVYMDGARLFNAQIASGIPFKELAAPVDALMFCLSKSLGAPAGSVLCGDRLFIEKARGVRQYLGGTMRQSGILAACGLEALRLENINRLAEDHERTQLLAQSLSALPYFSLPNPRITINMFYLSIDEHAPFDSHQLVKDAKSENILLLAPNARTLRIMCHKDINDQDVKHLVSFLQNYTIKYETTGK; encoded by the coding sequence ATGCCCTACGATATTATAGCCGATTTCAGAAGTGATACCGTCACGCGTCCTACGAAGGCAATGTATGATGCTATCTGCAATGCTAAATTGGGAGACGATGGTTTCTCCGATGATCCTACGGTCATTGCCTTGGAAGAAAAATGTGCCGGACTCAGCGGAAAAGCTAAAGCTTTGTTCTTCCCTTCGGGGATTATGGCCAACCAAACAGCGATCCGGGTATTTTGCGATCCGGGACAGGAGATCATTCTTGAAGAAGACAGTCATATGTTTAATTATGAGAAAGGAGCCTTGGCATATGCTATGATTCAAACACGTACCGTAAAAGGCGTTCATGGGGTCATAAAAATAAGCGATGTAAAGAAAAGGATAAAAAAAGCGAGTAAGTATCAACCGGGAACCGCTTTGTTATGTATAGAAAATCCTCATAATATGTCCGGCGGTACCATTATTGATCAACAACATGTTATGGACTTGTGTGATATAGCACATCAAAATGAAGTTCCTGTATATATGGATGGAGCCCGGTTGTTTAACGCCCAAATAGCAAGCGGTATACCTTTTAAGGAACTTGCTGCTCCTGTAGATGCCCTTATGTTTTGTTTGTCTAAGAGTTTAGGTGCTCCGGCAGGTTCTGTATTGTGTGGTGATCGCTTGTTTATTGAAAAAGCGCGTGGTGTCAGACAATATCTGGGAGGTACCATGCGCCAGTCCGGTATTCTGGCAGCCTGTGGGTTGGAAGCCTTGCGCCTTGAAAATATCAACAGGCTAGCAGAAGACCACGAACGTACCCAATTACTCGCACAAAGCCTTTCTGCACTCCCCTATTTTTCATTGCCAAATCCTCGTATCACCATCAATATGTTTTACCTGTCTATTGATGAGCATGCACCTTTTGATAGCCATCAACTGGTAAAAGACGCCAAATCAGAAAATATTTTACTACTGGCACCTAATGCCCGTACACTTAGAATTATGTGTCATAAAGATATTAATGATCAGGATGTAAAACACCTGGTTTCATTTTTACAAAATTATACTATTAAATATGAAACGACTGGAAAATAA